One window from the genome of Saccharicrinis carchari encodes:
- a CDS encoding TonB-dependent receptor domain-containing protein produces the protein MAFKKTIARLLLCSIFCFATTLGAFGQNKQQIRLLDTDSGEPLQGASFKYGVQSGLSDDSGILEFKYEEGTKMSLSHINYGVWEWSAMEVAHLLRQKIAYQKSISQKIYPITVLALRPGSNKPWAGMKLEYHDRLAHDAADILNQTPMLNSIRKGGNYGFDPVFRGFKYDQLNIVLNGAQSATAACPNRMDPPSSQMAPNMMERIEVLKGPHALRYGTGFGATINFVPTRLHFTDKANTYGRVSSGYEGNGEVFTGEGQLGFSAKAYDVSFFGAWAQGNDYETGSGQRVQSDFERGSFGANLGFKLSANQQLRVASTYNVARDVDFPALPMDLRKDDTWMLNAHHQINIPDKQLKSWSSTVFASFVDHLMDNLLKPINPRMMNSETPAKTYNYGARTEGFWQFEKATLFAGADWRAEGAEGTRKRTFVMGPNTGKILRENAWQKGHIDKLGVFGECHVDIDNLQLVMSGRVEVNSADVDDADANFLRRYPETKQTQFNPSISLGASHKYDSGITLGFWLGRAQRSAGLTERFINYFPVGQDPYEMIGNPQLDAEVNNQVDITFDWTAKKTSVNIDVFASYMQNFISSRIDPGLNPTIPTSPGVRRYVNLDEAVKAGFEFTWTQEPVAGLQYQMAVAYTYAKDLERNQPLPEIAPLDFRCSMQGVLLHGRLLPEASFRHVLEQKRISPEYGETRTPSFSMLDVKLSYRLMDALRLTIGVNNVFNVNYYEHLNRSVRGSADPIFAPGRNVFASVSASF, from the coding sequence ATGGCATTTAAAAAAACAATTGCCCGGCTTTTGCTGTGCAGCATATTTTGTTTTGCCACTACATTAGGTGCATTCGGACAAAATAAACAACAAATTCGCTTGCTCGATACCGACAGCGGAGAACCCCTACAAGGGGCAAGTTTCAAATATGGAGTTCAGTCGGGACTTTCTGACGATAGTGGTATTCTGGAATTTAAATACGAGGAAGGCACAAAAATGTCGCTTTCGCACATCAATTATGGTGTTTGGGAATGGAGTGCGATGGAAGTAGCCCATCTGCTTCGCCAAAAGATAGCTTACCAAAAAAGCATATCGCAAAAAATCTATCCAATAACAGTTTTGGCATTGCGTCCGGGTTCTAATAAACCTTGGGCGGGAATGAAACTGGAATACCACGACAGGTTGGCCCACGATGCAGCGGATATTCTCAATCAAACACCCATGCTCAATAGCATTCGTAAGGGCGGCAATTATGGGTTCGACCCGGTTTTCAGGGGGTTTAAATACGATCAGCTGAATATTGTATTAAATGGTGCACAGAGTGCAACGGCAGCTTGCCCTAACAGGATGGATCCGCCAAGTAGCCAGATGGCGCCCAATATGATGGAAAGGATAGAGGTTCTCAAAGGGCCCCATGCTTTGCGCTATGGAACCGGCTTTGGAGCCACTATTAATTTTGTACCTACCCGCTTGCACTTTACAGATAAGGCGAATACTTACGGACGCGTGTCTTCAGGTTACGAGGGAAATGGTGAGGTATTTACCGGCGAAGGCCAATTAGGATTTAGCGCAAAGGCATATGATGTTAGCTTTTTTGGTGCTTGGGCACAGGGTAACGATTATGAGACAGGAAGCGGACAAAGGGTTCAATCCGATTTTGAGCGGGGTAGCTTTGGCGCCAACCTGGGTTTTAAACTTTCAGCCAATCAGCAACTCAGGGTGGCATCTACCTACAATGTGGCACGCGACGTGGACTTTCCGGCCTTGCCCATGGATTTACGCAAGGATGATACCTGGATGCTCAATGCCCATCATCAAATTAACATACCTGATAAGCAGCTCAAATCATGGAGCAGCACGGTATTTGCCTCTTTTGTTGATCATCTTATGGATAATTTGTTAAAGCCTATAAATCCACGAATGATGAATTCTGAAACACCGGCTAAAACTTATAATTACGGAGCCCGAACTGAGGGTTTTTGGCAATTTGAAAAAGCAACCCTGTTTGCCGGAGCCGACTGGCGGGCAGAAGGAGCCGAAGGTACTCGTAAGAGAACATTTGTAATGGGGCCAAACACAGGTAAAATATTGCGCGAAAATGCCTGGCAGAAGGGGCATATAGATAAACTGGGTGTGTTTGGTGAGTGCCATGTGGATATTGATAATTTACAGCTTGTTATGTCGGGTAGGGTAGAGGTGAATAGTGCCGATGTGGATGATGCGGATGCCAATTTTCTGCGGCGTTATCCGGAAACGAAACAAACGCAATTTAATCCCAGTATCAGTCTGGGAGCTTCACATAAGTATGATAGTGGCATTACGCTTGGCTTTTGGCTGGGAAGAGCACAGCGCAGTGCAGGATTAACAGAGCGTTTTATCAATTATTTTCCGGTAGGACAGGATCCCTACGAGATGATAGGCAACCCACAATTGGATGCGGAGGTAAACAACCAGGTAGATATCACTTTTGATTGGACGGCAAAGAAAACTTCGGTCAATATAGATGTGTTTGCCTCTTACATGCAAAATTTTATTTCCTCGCGTATTGATCCAGGTTTAAACCCAACGATACCCACCAGCCCCGGAGTGCGTCGTTATGTTAATTTGGATGAGGCAGTTAAAGCGGGTTTTGAGTTTACCTGGACGCAGGAGCCAGTTGCCGGACTGCAATATCAAATGGCCGTAGCGTATACCTATGCTAAGGATTTGGAGCGTAACCAGCCTTTACCCGAAATCGCACCGCTCGATTTTAGATGTAGCATGCAAGGCGTATTATTACACGGCAGGTTATTGCCCGAGGCCAGCTTCCGACATGTGTTGGAACAAAAGCGTATTTCGCCCGAGTACGGCGAAACCCGGACCCCCTCCTTTTCCATGTTAGATGTAAAACTGAGTTATCGGCTTATGGATGCGCTACGCCTGACCATCGGGGTAAATAACGTGTTTAACGTAAACTATTACGAGCACCTAAATCGCTCTGTCCGTGGAAGCGCCGATCCTATTTTTGCTCCGGGGCGCAATGTTTTTGCCTCTGTGAGCGCGAGTTTTTAA
- a CDS encoding N-acetylmuramoyl-L-alanine amidase family protein: MKLLAYSISIIVVLGCFVDVNAQSTGRLKKVVIDAGHGGKDPGARGRYTKEKDIVLAVALKLGNYIEKYLPEVEVVYTRKKDEFIPLMKRAEIANKSKAELFISIHANYISNPRVRGTETFALGLHRTQDNLEVAKKENSVILLEDDYSTTFQGFDPNSSESYIIFELYQNMYLDQSLEMASLIENQFKQRVGRNSRGVKQAGFLVLRETAMPGVLVELGFLSNSNEEKYMSSNEGQSLLASGLFRAFRAYKKNFDEKNKFDMPKEQMKTAKNNTQITYRIQVASSKRKIKEGASIYRKLDDVYEYKDGELYKYATGECKSFSEISKMMPQLRKKFKDCFVIAFENDKRIPLSDARAKSGD; encoded by the coding sequence ATGAAATTATTAGCTTATAGCATTTCAATAATTGTGGTATTGGGTTGTTTTGTGGATGTTAATGCGCAATCGACCGGAAGATTAAAAAAAGTAGTGATAGACGCCGGACACGGGGGGAAAGATCCGGGAGCACGTGGCAGGTATACAAAAGAAAAAGACATAGTACTGGCCGTAGCACTTAAATTGGGCAACTACATCGAAAAATATCTGCCTGAAGTTGAAGTAGTGTATACCCGAAAAAAAGATGAGTTTATTCCCTTAATGAAAAGAGCAGAAATAGCCAACAAATCAAAAGCCGAACTATTTATATCCATACATGCCAATTACATTAGCAATCCCCGGGTACGTGGCACCGAAACCTTTGCGCTTGGGCTACACAGAACACAGGATAACCTCGAAGTAGCCAAAAAGGAAAACTCAGTTATATTATTGGAGGATGATTATTCCACCACCTTTCAAGGTTTTGATCCCAACTCTTCAGAGTCCTATATTATTTTTGAACTGTACCAAAATATGTATCTCGATCAGAGCCTTGAAATGGCCAGTCTAATAGAAAACCAGTTTAAACAAAGAGTGGGACGCAATAGCAGAGGCGTTAAACAAGCCGGTTTTTTGGTGCTGCGCGAAACAGCTATGCCCGGTGTTTTGGTGGAGTTGGGTTTTTTAAGTAATTCAAACGAAGAAAAATATATGTCATCAAACGAAGGCCAATCCTTGCTGGCATCGGGGCTATTCAGAGCATTTAGAGCTTATAAGAAAAACTTTGACGAAAAGAATAAGTTTGATATGCCAAAAGAGCAAATGAAGACGGCAAAAAATAATACGCAAATTACTTACCGCATTCAGGTAGCCTCCAGCAAAAGAAAAATTAAAGAGGGCGCTTCTATTTATAGAAAATTGGATGATGTGTACGAATATAAAGATGGTGAATTATATAAATATGCCACGGGCGAGTGCAAAAGCTTTTCCGAAATAAGCAAGATGATGCCCCAATTGCGCAAGAAATTTAAAGATTGTTTTGTGATAGCCTTCGAAAACGACAAAAGGATTCCGCTGAGTGATGCGCGCGCTAAATCGGGAGATTAA
- a CDS encoding DUF2459 domain-containing protein translates to MERKIENPDVDKTIYLSSNGVHLSIIIPKTYMDSVQLSGVKREQSDNYLSFGWGDEDFYLNTPTWGDLTFSIAFKAIFLKSAALMHVTRYKNKRSDWIEIKISETELAKLNAYVLNTFSTNERGMKIILENQGYTSTDDFYKAQGSFSCFKTCNSWVNSGFKESGLKSCLWTPFDFGLLNKYK, encoded by the coding sequence ATGGAACGAAAAATTGAAAATCCAGACGTGGATAAAACCATCTATCTAAGTAGCAACGGGGTTCATTTAAGCATTATAATTCCAAAAACATATATGGACAGCGTACAACTTTCCGGAGTAAAACGGGAACAATCGGACAACTACTTATCATTCGGTTGGGGCGATGAGGATTTTTACCTTAATACACCCACTTGGGGAGATTTAACTTTTAGTATTGCATTTAAAGCAATATTTTTAAAAAGCGCAGCGCTAATGCACGTAACTCGTTACAAAAATAAACGTTCTGATTGGATTGAAATAAAAATCAGCGAGACTGAATTGGCCAAATTAAATGCCTATGTGTTAAATACGTTTAGTACCAACGAAAGAGGAATGAAAATTATTTTAGAAAATCAAGGATATACTTCCACAGATGATTTTTATAAAGCGCAAGGCAGTTTTTCGTGTTTTAAGACGTGTAACAGTTGGGTAAATTCTGGATTTAAAGAAAGTGGGTTAAAATCTTGTTTATGGAC
- a CDS encoding mechanosensitive ion channel family protein, whose translation MEKINELFNDSMGLIVAYGGQLVLAILTLIVGFWIIGKITKGVERVFVARGIDATLQPFLLGVVSYLLKILLVISVMGMVGIEMTSFIAIMGAAGLAIGMALSGTLQNFAGGVMILILKPFKKGDYITAQGHSGTVDEVQIFSTVLRTPDNKIIYVPNGGLSTNSVMNYSREATRRVDFSFGIGYNDDIDKAKAIIRQVADSHGKVLDHPEPFIVVGELADSSVNITTRLWANAADYWSIFFYMNENVKKEFDKQGISIPFPQTDVHLIKE comes from the coding sequence ATGGAAAAAATTAATGAATTATTTAACGACTCAATGGGATTGATTGTCGCCTATGGAGGTCAACTTGTATTAGCCATATTAACGTTAATCGTTGGTTTTTGGATTATTGGAAAAATTACAAAAGGTGTAGAACGTGTTTTTGTTGCACGAGGAATTGATGCCACCTTGCAACCCTTCTTGCTTGGAGTAGTGAGCTACCTATTGAAAATTTTATTGGTAATTAGTGTAATGGGTATGGTGGGTATTGAAATGACCTCCTTTATTGCCATTATGGGTGCTGCAGGTTTAGCTATAGGTATGGCATTGTCGGGTACACTCCAGAATTTTGCCGGAGGGGTGATGATTTTAATATTAAAACCATTTAAAAAAGGCGATTACATTACCGCACAAGGACATTCGGGTACCGTGGATGAGGTGCAAATTTTTAGCACTGTTTTGCGAACCCCCGACAACAAGATTATTTATGTGCCCAACGGTGGGTTGTCAACCAACAGTGTAATGAACTATTCGAGGGAAGCTACGCGAAGGGTCGATTTTTCCTTTGGCATAGGATATAACGACGACATCGACAAAGCCAAAGCAATCATCCGCCAGGTGGCCGATTCGCATGGTAAAGTACTCGATCACCCCGAACCCTTTATTGTTGTGGGTGAACTAGCCGACAGTTCGGTTAATATTACTACCCGGCTTTGGGCCAATGCTGCAGATTATTGGAGTATTTTCTTTTATATGAATGAGAACGTAAAAAAAGAATTCGATAAGCAAGGTATTTCTATCCCATTCCCACAAACCGATGTTCATTTAATAAAAGAGTAA
- a CDS encoding mechanosensitive ion channel family protein: MNLYIRLFSIVLIILGTNPAKAQTDSLAANQDSINIILLRNYNLRLTQIEQQRLADSIKKAELESQLTSLKTTDNIQKEALLQQLKAIEDKEKARIAGKRARIDSMRNTAAGFPVIGVMEDTLFMVYSKIGASTPKERANNISKKIKNLYEDDFLNLESIEVVESENTYDIVSGETIIMSVSETDALWFNKTMLSQAVEFKDVIKESIIIAKKENSLLRLLLRMGLVILVIALAWGIVLLIGKGYKRLLHLIVVKKDTWLKDLTYNNYTFLTAKQELKAVYFSLKVFRGFVYFILLYITLPIIFSIFPFSRNWADALFQLVWSPFKGVLSSVWAYLPDLFSILVIYFVMRYFIRFVKYIFSEIQSEKLTISGFHSDWAMPTFSIVKFLLYAFMFVLIFPLLPNSDSDIFKGVSVFIGILFSLGSSSAIANMVAGLVITYMRPFKIGDRIKIGEVTGDVIEKTLLVTRLRTVLNEIITIPNASVLSGNTTNYSSEAGEHGLIVSTGVTIGYDVPWKEVHQALIDAALRSDLILKKPMPFVFQTSLEDFYVAYQLNAYTKNASRQGLVYSKLHEHIQDVFAERGIEILSPHYRAARDGNTITIPANYLPKDYKAPHFNVDVHTDKKA; this comes from the coding sequence ATGAATCTTTATATCAGATTATTTTCTATCGTTCTAATTATTTTAGGCACTAACCCCGCCAAAGCGCAAACCGATAGCCTTGCCGCAAATCAGGATTCGATAAACATTATATTGTTGCGAAACTATAATTTGCGCCTAACCCAAATTGAGCAGCAGCGACTTGCCGACTCTATAAAAAAAGCGGAATTAGAATCCCAGTTAACCTCCTTAAAGACCACTGATAATATTCAAAAGGAAGCGTTGTTACAACAGCTAAAAGCCATTGAAGACAAGGAGAAAGCACGCATAGCAGGCAAGAGAGCGCGTATAGATTCAATGAGAAATACAGCCGCGGGTTTTCCGGTAATAGGTGTTATGGAGGATACTTTATTTATGGTGTATTCAAAAATAGGTGCCTCTACACCCAAGGAACGTGCCAATAACATCTCCAAGAAAATAAAGAACTTGTACGAAGATGATTTCTTGAATCTTGAATCCATCGAAGTGGTTGAATCCGAAAATACTTATGATATTGTTTCCGGTGAAACCATTATTATGAGCGTTTCCGAGACAGATGCCTTGTGGTTCAATAAAACGATGCTTTCCCAGGCAGTAGAGTTTAAAGATGTAATTAAAGAATCCATAATTATTGCCAAAAAAGAAAACAGTCTGTTAAGACTCCTGCTACGCATGGGCTTGGTAATACTGGTAATAGCGCTTGCTTGGGGCATTGTTTTGTTAATAGGAAAAGGTTACAAACGCCTGTTGCATTTGATTGTGGTAAAAAAGGATACGTGGCTCAAAGATTTGACGTATAATAATTATACGTTCCTTACGGCCAAGCAAGAATTGAAAGCGGTATATTTTTCACTTAAAGTATTCCGCGGTTTCGTTTATTTTATATTGCTGTATATTACCTTACCCATCATCTTTAGTATTTTTCCTTTTTCGCGCAACTGGGCCGATGCACTTTTTCAATTGGTATGGTCGCCTTTTAAAGGTGTATTGAGTTCGGTATGGGCCTACCTCCCTGATCTGTTCAGTATTTTGGTTATTTATTTTGTAATGCGGTATTTTATCCGTTTTGTAAAATATATTTTTTCCGAGATACAATCTGAAAAACTCACGATATCAGGTTTTCATTCCGATTGGGCCATGCCAACTTTCAGCATCGTAAAGTTTTTGCTCTATGCCTTTATGTTTGTGCTTATATTTCCTCTGCTGCCCAATTCCGATTCTGACATTTTCAAAGGTGTTTCGGTATTTATCGGTATACTATTTTCTTTGGGATCGTCATCCGCTATAGCTAATATGGTAGCCGGGTTAGTTATTACCTATATGCGGCCATTTAAGATTGGCGACAGGATAAAGATAGGTGAGGTTACCGGCGATGTGATTGAAAAAACACTGTTGGTAACCAGGCTGCGTACGGTTCTAAACGAAATTATTACCATTCCTAATGCCTCTGTGTTATCTGGAAATACAACAAATTACAGCAGTGAAGCCGGGGAGCACGGATTGATTGTTTCAACGGGTGTAACCATTGGTTATGACGTTCCCTGGAAGGAGGTTCACCAGGCTCTAATTGATGCGGCATTGCGATCTGATTTGATTTTAAAAAAACCGATGCCCTTTGTGTTTCAAACCAGTCTTGAAGATTTTTATGTGGCCTATCAGCTTAATGCTTATACAAAAAATGCCAGCAGGCAAGGATTGGTTTACTCTAAGCTACATGAGCATATTCAGGATGTTTTTGCCGAAAGAGGTATTGAAATTTTATCGCCACACTATCGTGCTGCACGCGATGGCAACACGATTACCATACCGGCAAATTACCTGCCCAAAGATTATAAAGCACCGCATTTTAATGTGGATGTGCATACAGATAAGAAAGCATAA
- a CDS encoding DUF3078 domain-containing protein, whose protein sequence is MTHTKCKTKLNEKLQITAILFLSMLMPTTWAQQQNNDTLKTWKGGGSMSLNFSQVSLTNWAGGGNNSVAGTFLFKGFLNHKNGKLAWDNTLDLGYGLSKQGDYKLAKSEDKIQLATKLGYEAGKHWYYSALVDLKTQLAIGYKDPLIQSVKVSDFMAPGYVQFSLGMDYKPSDNFSLYLSPITSKLTVVAEDSLADVGAFGVDPGDKVRSEYGASLKLLAKKNEVLQNVNVYTRLDMFSNYSENPENIDVDWEFGLEMKVNKYLNAIFTTNLVYDDDVHYINDSRVDQGPKTQVKQMFGAGLSYSF, encoded by the coding sequence ATGACACACACGAAATGTAAAACTAAACTAAACGAGAAATTACAGATTACGGCTATCCTATTTTTAAGCATGCTCATGCCAACAACGTGGGCACAGCAGCAAAACAACGATACCCTAAAAACCTGGAAGGGCGGCGGCAGTATGTCCCTTAACTTTTCGCAAGTATCGCTAACCAATTGGGCGGGCGGAGGCAACAACTCCGTTGCGGGAACCTTTTTATTCAAAGGCTTTTTAAACCACAAAAATGGTAAGCTGGCCTGGGACAACACCTTGGATTTGGGCTATGGCTTATCCAAGCAGGGCGATTATAAATTGGCTAAGTCAGAAGATAAAATTCAGCTGGCCACCAAGCTCGGATACGAAGCCGGCAAACATTGGTACTATTCGGCTCTTGTAGATCTTAAAACGCAGTTGGCCATAGGTTACAAGGACCCGTTGATACAAAGCGTAAAGGTTTCCGACTTTATGGCACCGGGGTATGTGCAATTTTCACTGGGTATGGACTACAAACCGTCCGATAATTTTTCCCTGTACCTATCACCTATTACCTCAAAGCTCACTGTTGTGGCCGAAGACTCCCTTGCTGATGTTGGAGCTTTTGGAGTTGACCCGGGCGATAAGGTACGCTCGGAATATGGTGCCTCCTTAAAGCTGTTGGCCAAAAAGAACGAAGTACTTCAAAATGTGAATGTGTATACCCGCTTAGATATGTTTTCGAATTATTCAGAAAATCCCGAAAATATAGATGTAGACTGGGAGTTTGGACTGGAAATGAAGGTGAACAAATACCTGAATGCCATTTTTACTACCAATTTAGTTTACGACGACGATGTACATTACATAAACGACAGTAGAGTTGACCAGGGCCCAAAAACCCAGGTAAAACAAATGTTTGGTGCAGGCCTAAGCTATTCGTTTTAG
- a CDS encoding putative LPS assembly protein LptD — MIIPIHKIYQGLKPYWRILNIVVVFCFVYPFLQAQNNENLNLLRQDTLLVPSKDTSALLLPSDTLQSVVDTTAQNASGLGIEAEVKYSASDSIVMKGTNQVFLYGDAEVNYQDIKLTAAVIELDLDSSLTFAYGLEDSTGVAKGLPVFTDSQGSYEMKTIRYNFKSEKALIEHVVTEQGEGYVVSSLAKKSPDDSFSIKDGHYSTCDNHEHPHFYLNMTKAKVIPGEKIITGPAYLVIEDVPIYPIGIPFGFVPSTSSYSSGIIMPSYGEEQNRGIFLRDGGYYWAASDYFDLALTGDLYANSSWGSRVASKYKKRYAYSGSLNANYIVNIFSEKDLPDYRKTKDFSLTWSHRQDTKANPFQTFSASVNYSSSSYDQNNVSSIINPTLLATNTKRSSISYSRRFPNLPINFSANLLASQNTRDTTVSLTLPDLTVTMNRIFPFKRKNKIGSKEAWYEKMSLSYTGNIKNYITAKEYDLGDKKFPSQWQNGMRHSVPVSLNLKMLKYFTLTPSFNYTERWYTSSISKKWDEDLNRVVVADTSAGFKRVYDYSYSVSTSTKFYTMFTPWEKLFGDKVQKIRHVMTPSASLSYRPDFGAERYGYYDWIEYYDPNQDSIIRHEYSIYEGALYGSPGRGESGSLGLSIGNTLEMKVKSDRDTLGYKKIKILEGLNFSTSHNFMADSLKWSRINMSGRTKILGTNINFGASFDPYALDTTSRGTPIRINTSHYKATGKLARLESANLNFGVSIGSEKIKKWLEKRRGESSNEDIDADEPPEEEDYVNPLDRIDRVEDEFADTRGTDDGRAEVTDDGYTKFEFPWNLSLNYSFRLVNGEFEKEKMAFKKKVTSDINLNGDFSLTPKWKFSFSSGYNFDMKKISHTNLRISRDLHCWGMSFNLVPVGRYKSYFFSLRVNSSILQDLKYDKRSSARDNASFF; from the coding sequence TTGATTATTCCCATACATAAAATATACCAAGGTTTAAAACCCTATTGGCGTATCCTTAATATCGTGGTGGTTTTTTGCTTTGTATATCCTTTTTTACAAGCACAAAATAACGAGAACCTCAATTTGTTGCGGCAGGATACCTTACTTGTTCCATCTAAAGATACGAGTGCTTTATTACTGCCTTCGGACACTTTGCAATCGGTTGTTGATACTACAGCCCAAAATGCATCTGGTTTAGGTATTGAAGCCGAGGTTAAATACAGTGCTTCGGATTCCATTGTGATGAAAGGAACCAACCAGGTATTTTTATATGGCGATGCCGAGGTAAATTATCAGGATATTAAGCTTACTGCGGCTGTTATTGAATTGGATTTGGACAGCAGCCTAACGTTTGCCTATGGTTTAGAGGATTCAACAGGTGTTGCGAAGGGGTTGCCTGTATTCACAGACAGTCAGGGTTCGTATGAAATGAAGACTATCCGCTACAATTTCAAAAGCGAAAAAGCATTGATTGAACATGTGGTTACAGAACAGGGCGAAGGCTACGTAGTAAGCAGTCTGGCTAAAAAATCACCCGACGATTCCTTTTCGATAAAGGATGGACATTACAGTACATGCGATAACCATGAACACCCTCACTTTTATTTAAATATGACCAAAGCCAAGGTAATCCCCGGAGAAAAAATTATTACCGGGCCGGCCTATCTGGTGATAGAGGATGTACCTATCTATCCCATTGGTATTCCTTTTGGTTTTGTACCTTCTACATCAAGTTATAGCTCGGGTATCATTATGCCATCCTATGGCGAGGAACAAAACAGAGGGATATTTTTAAGAGACGGAGGTTACTATTGGGCGGCCAGCGATTATTTTGATTTGGCGCTTACCGGCGATTTGTATGCCAATTCATCATGGGGTTCGCGCGTGGCATCGAAATATAAAAAACGATATGCCTATAGTGGTAGTTTAAATGCCAATTATATTGTTAATATATTTAGCGAAAAAGATTTGCCCGATTATCGTAAAACAAAGGATTTTTCGCTTACCTGGTCGCACCGGCAAGATACTAAGGCCAATCCATTTCAAACCTTCTCGGCCAGTGTTAATTACTCAAGCAGTTCGTACGATCAGAATAATGTGAGCAGTATTATTAATCCTACACTACTGGCCACCAACACCAAACGATCCAGTATTTCATACAGCCGAAGGTTTCCGAATCTGCCCATTAATTTCTCGGCTAACTTGCTTGCCTCGCAAAATACACGCGACACCACTGTTAGTCTTACCCTGCCGGATTTAACCGTGACGATGAACCGTATCTTTCCGTTCAAGAGAAAAAATAAGATAGGCAGCAAGGAAGCCTGGTACGAGAAAATGAGCTTGTCTTATACCGGGAATATCAAGAATTATATTACCGCCAAGGAGTACGATTTAGGAGATAAAAAGTTTCCCAGCCAATGGCAAAACGGAATGAGACATAGCGTTCCGGTATCCTTAAATCTAAAAATGTTAAAATATTTTACCCTAACACCCTCTTTTAATTACACGGAAAGATGGTACACCAGCTCCATATCAAAAAAATGGGATGAGGATTTAAACCGTGTTGTTGTTGCTGACACCTCTGCGGGATTTAAAAGGGTATATGATTACAGCTATTCTGTAAGTACGTCAACCAAGTTTTATACAATGTTTACCCCATGGGAAAAACTATTTGGCGATAAGGTACAAAAGATCCGACATGTGATGACACCATCCGCCAGCTTGTCTTACCGTCCGGATTTTGGAGCCGAAAGATATGGGTATTACGATTGGATTGAATATTACGACCCTAATCAGGATTCCATTATTCGGCATGAATATTCGATATATGAAGGTGCATTGTACGGCTCACCCGGCAGGGGCGAGTCAGGTTCTTTGGGTCTATCTATAGGCAATACGCTGGAAATGAAAGTAAAAAGTGATAGAGACACCCTGGGATATAAAAAGATTAAGATTTTGGAGGGGCTTAACTTCTCTACCTCGCATAATTTTATGGCCGACTCGCTCAAGTGGTCGCGTATAAACATGAGCGGACGTACTAAAATACTGGGCACTAACATCAATTTTGGAGCTAGCTTTGACCCCTATGCTTTGGATACTACCAGCAGAGGAACCCCCATACGTATTAACACATCGCATTACAAAGCTACAGGTAAGTTGGCACGTCTGGAGTCGGCCAACCTGAATTTTGGTGTTTCCATAGGTTCGGAGAAAATAAAAAAATGGCTCGAAAAACGCAGGGGCGAAAGTAGCAACGAGGATATAGATGCGGATGAACCTCCCGAGGAAGAGGATTATGTAAACCCCTTGGATCGTATTGACCGTGTAGAGGATGAATTTGCCGATACCAGAGGTACCGACGATGGAAGGGCAGAAGTAACAGATGATGGATATACGAAATTCGAATTCCCATGGAACCTTTCGCTTAACTATAGTTTTAGATTGGTAAACGGCGAATTCGAAAAAGAAAAAATGGCCTTTAAAAAGAAGGTAACGTCTGACATAAACCTGAACGGTGATTTTTCGCTTACCCCAAAATGGAAATTCTCTTTTTCGTCCGGATATAATTTTGATATGAAAAAAATATCGCACACCAACCTGAGAATATCGCGCGACTTGCACTGCTGGGGCATGAGTTTTAACCTGGTTCCGGTGGGAAGATATAAATCATACTTCTTCTCCTTAAGGGTTAATTCTTCCATATTACAAGATCTGAAATACGATAAGCGAAGCAGCGCCCGCGATAATGCCAGCTTTTTTTAA
- a CDS encoding RidA family protein — MKKIISTPNAPAAIGPYSQAVEVNGMLFISGQVPINPETGRVEVESITEQTQQVMKNIEAILTEAGYTFADVVKSTCLLSDMADFKAMNEVYGSYYKENPPARAAFAVKELPLGVKVEIETIAAK, encoded by the coding sequence ATGAAAAAAATTATTAGTACACCCAATGCACCCGCTGCCATAGGGCCGTACAGTCAGGCGGTAGAAGTTAACGGAATGTTGTTTATTTCGGGTCAGGTACCCATTAACCCAGAAACGGGTAGGGTAGAGGTTGAATCTATTACAGAGCAAACACAGCAGGTAATGAAAAATATAGAGGCCATCCTTACGGAAGCCGGTTATACCTTTGCCGATGTTGTTAAATCTACTTGCCTTTTGTCGGACATGGCCGACTTTAAAGCCATGAATGAGGTGTATGGCAGTTATTATAAAGAGAACCCACCAGCCAGAGCTGCCTTTGCGGTAAAAGAGTTGCCCTTGGGTGTTAAAGTGGAAATAGAGACCATTGCGGCAAAGTAA